A part of Homoserinibacter sp. YIM 151385 genomic DNA contains:
- a CDS encoding D-2-hydroxyacid dehydrogenase codes for MAARLRVVIATPLEEELVALIAEREPRLEIAHRPELMAPASADWMVRPERDDAQQAEYEAYLDGGEALFGVPDQSGRALAAAIGRNPALRWVHTIPAGGGAQVRAARLDEAALERVAFTTSAGVHAQPLSEFALLGVLAGFKHLPRLREAQGRREWAHREPMVSLTESRVAVVGLGGIGRRTASLLSGLGVEVIGVHRREVEADVARIEPVERLGEVLAGCDAVVLALPATDATRHMLNREVLAKAKPGIAVVNVGRGTTIDEAALVEAIERGQVGSATLDVTEVEPLPAESPLWGLEQVVIAPHTAAISPHEPRRIAELFADNASRLLDGRPLRNLVDTVEFY; via the coding sequence ATGGCGGCGCGGCTCCGGGTCGTCATCGCGACGCCGCTCGAGGAGGAGCTCGTCGCGCTCATCGCCGAGCGCGAGCCGCGCCTCGAGATCGCGCACCGCCCGGAGCTCATGGCGCCGGCCTCCGCCGACTGGATGGTGCGGCCCGAGCGCGACGACGCGCAGCAGGCCGAGTACGAGGCCTACCTCGACGGCGGGGAGGCCCTCTTCGGCGTGCCCGACCAGTCCGGGAGGGCGCTCGCCGCGGCGATCGGCCGCAACCCGGCGCTGCGCTGGGTGCACACCATCCCGGCGGGCGGCGGGGCGCAGGTGCGCGCCGCGCGGCTCGACGAGGCGGCGCTCGAGCGCGTCGCCTTCACGACCTCGGCCGGCGTGCACGCGCAGCCGCTCTCGGAGTTCGCGCTGCTCGGGGTCCTCGCGGGCTTCAAGCACCTGCCGCGCCTGCGCGAGGCGCAGGGCCGGCGCGAGTGGGCGCACCGCGAGCCCATGGTCTCGCTCACCGAGTCGCGGGTCGCGGTCGTCGGCCTCGGCGGCATCGGCCGGCGCACGGCATCCCTCCTCTCCGGCCTCGGGGTCGAGGTGATCGGCGTGCACCGCCGCGAGGTGGAGGCGGATGTCGCGCGCATCGAGCCGGTCGAGCGGCTGGGCGAGGTGCTCGCCGGGTGCGACGCGGTGGTCCTCGCGCTCCCCGCGACGGATGCGACGAGGCACATGCTGAACCGCGAGGTGCTCGCGAAGGCCAAGCCGGGCATCGCGGTCGTCAACGTCGGCCGCGGCACGACGATCGACGAGGCGGCGCTCGTGGAGGCCATCGAGCGCGGGCAGGTCGGCTCGGCGACGCTGGATGTCACCGAGGTGGAGCCGCTGCCCGCGGAGAGCCCGCTCTGGGGTCTCGAGCAGGTCGTGATCGCGCCCCACACGGCGGCGATCAGCCCGCACGAGCCGCGCCGCATCGCCGAGCTCTTCGCCGACAACGCGAGCCGCCTGCTCGACGGCCGCCCCCTCCGCAACCTGGTCGACACGGTCGAGTTCTACTGA
- a CDS encoding 50S ribosomal protein L25/general stress protein Ctc: MADENTLKAELRTEFGKGAARRIRADNKIPAVIYGHGTEPQHVTLPGHEVMLIIRKANAVLDLDIAGKSQLALVKDVQKDPVRQIIEHLDLIVVRKGEKVTVDVPVHVTGEPAGDAIYTVDTATITVEAEATHIPESFSVSVEGLEEGTQILASEVELPKGTTLIADPETLIVNVTAPQAVDLGESEETEGEEAEGDVVESDESAEDAPASDEGDN; this comes from the coding sequence ATGGCTGACGAGAACACCCTCAAGGCGGAACTGCGCACCGAGTTCGGCAAGGGCGCCGCCCGCCGCATCCGCGCCGACAACAAGATCCCCGCCGTCATCTACGGCCACGGCACCGAGCCGCAGCACGTGACCCTCCCGGGCCACGAGGTCATGCTCATCATCCGCAAGGCGAACGCGGTCCTCGACCTCGACATCGCCGGCAAGAGCCAGCTCGCGCTCGTCAAGGACGTCCAGAAGGACCCGGTGCGCCAGATCATCGAGCACCTCGACCTCATCGTCGTCCGCAAGGGCGAGAAGGTCACCGTCGACGTCCCCGTGCACGTCACGGGCGAGCCCGCCGGCGACGCGATCTACACCGTCGACACCGCGACCATCACGGTCGAGGCCGAGGCCACCCACATCCCCGAGTCGTTCAGCGTCTCGGTCGAGGGCCTCGAGGAGGGCACGCAGATCCTCGCCTCCGAGGTCGAGCTCCCCAAGGGCACGACGCTCATCGCCGACCCGGAGACCCTCATCGTCAACGTCACGGCCCCGCAGGCCGTCGACCTCGGCGAGTCGGAGGAGACCGAGGGCGAGGAGGCCGAGGGCGACGTCGTCGAGAGCGACGAGTCCGCCGAGGACGCCCCCGCCTCGGACGAGGGCGACAACTAA
- a CDS encoding bifunctional 4-hydroxy-2-oxoglutarate aldolase/2-dehydro-3-deoxy-phosphogluconate aldolase gives MALDEALARREAGLLAELVAARLVPVVVLDEADAAPALGDALTAGGLRAAEITLRTPAGVGAIAALAGREGLLLGAGTVLTPEDVDRVADAGARFVVSPGLDREVVERTRERGLLPLPGVATATEVQQALRLGLQAVKLFPADRLGGLDTVRALAAPFPELLFMPSGGVSPENAVEYLAHPAIAAISGSWMVPRDALREGDWRLVERLSAAAWELVGGDELGRATR, from the coding sequence ATGGCCCTCGACGAGGCGCTCGCGCGACGCGAGGCGGGGCTGCTCGCCGAGCTCGTCGCGGCGCGCCTCGTCCCCGTCGTCGTCCTCGACGAGGCGGATGCGGCACCCGCCCTGGGCGACGCCCTCACGGCGGGCGGCCTCCGGGCGGCCGAGATCACCCTCCGCACCCCGGCCGGGGTCGGGGCGATCGCGGCGCTCGCCGGGCGGGAGGGCCTCCTCCTCGGCGCCGGCACGGTCCTCACCCCGGAGGACGTCGACCGGGTCGCGGATGCGGGCGCCCGCTTCGTCGTGAGCCCCGGCCTCGACCGCGAGGTCGTCGAGCGAACACGCGAGCGCGGCCTGCTGCCGCTGCCGGGCGTCGCCACCGCGACCGAGGTGCAGCAGGCGCTGCGGCTCGGACTGCAGGCCGTGAAGCTGTTTCCCGCCGACCGCCTGGGCGGGCTCGACACGGTGCGCGCCCTCGCGGCGCCCTTCCCCGAGCTGCTCTTCATGCCGAGCGGCGGCGTCTCGCCCGAGAACGCCGTCGAGTACCTCGCCCACCCCGCGATCGCCGCCATCAGCGGCAGCTGGATGGTGCCGAGGGATGCGCTGCGCGAGGGCGACTGGCGCCTGGTCGAGCGCCTCTCGGCCGCCGCGTGGGAGCTCGTCGGGGGCGACGAGCTGGGGCGCGCGACGCGCTGA
- the gndA gene encoding NADP-dependent phosphogluconate dehydrogenase: protein MGSNLARNLASREGNTVAILNRSHEKTDALVAEHPEAEFVATRGYEEFAAALQTPRTAIIMVKAGGPTDAVIDELVKVFEPGDIIVDGGNALFTDTIRREKAVRETGINFVGAGISGGEEGALTGPSIMPGGSDESWVTLGPILTSIAAVAEGEPCVTHVGHDGAGHFVKMIHNGIEYADMQLIAEAYDLIRRGTGKSPAEIADIFAEWNRGELESYLIEITAEVLRQVDAETGQPLVDVILDQAGAKGTGAWTVKSALDLGIPVSGIAEAVFARSLSSKPAQRAAAADLPGPSAAWQVQDADAFVEDVRLALYASKIIAYSQGFDEIIAGAEEYGWDIQKGEIAKIWRGGCIIRARFLNRITDAYAENPELVALLTAPFFREVLVEGQEAWRRVVAGAAASGIPAPAFSSSLSYYDGLRADRLPAALVQGQRDFFGAHTYKRVDRDGTFHTLWSGDRSEISAVDTH, encoded by the coding sequence ATGGGCTCCAACCTCGCCCGCAACCTCGCCAGCCGCGAGGGCAACACGGTGGCGATCCTCAACCGCTCGCACGAGAAGACCGACGCGCTCGTCGCCGAGCACCCCGAGGCGGAGTTCGTCGCGACCCGCGGCTACGAGGAGTTCGCGGCCGCCCTCCAGACGCCCCGCACCGCGATCATCATGGTCAAGGCCGGCGGCCCGACCGACGCCGTCATCGACGAGCTGGTGAAGGTCTTCGAGCCGGGCGACATCATCGTCGACGGCGGCAACGCGCTCTTCACCGACACCATCCGCCGCGAGAAGGCGGTCCGCGAGACCGGCATCAACTTCGTCGGCGCCGGCATCTCCGGCGGCGAGGAGGGGGCCCTCACGGGCCCCTCGATCATGCCCGGCGGCTCGGACGAGTCGTGGGTGACCCTCGGCCCGATCCTCACGTCGATCGCCGCGGTCGCGGAGGGCGAGCCCTGCGTGACCCACGTCGGCCACGACGGCGCCGGCCACTTCGTCAAGATGATCCACAACGGCATCGAGTACGCCGACATGCAGCTCATCGCCGAGGCCTACGACCTCATCCGCCGCGGCACAGGCAAGAGCCCGGCCGAGATCGCCGACATCTTCGCCGAGTGGAACCGCGGCGAGCTCGAGTCGTACCTCATCGAGATCACCGCCGAGGTGCTCCGCCAGGTCGACGCCGAGACCGGGCAGCCGCTCGTCGACGTCATCCTCGACCAGGCCGGCGCGAAGGGCACCGGCGCCTGGACGGTGAAGTCGGCGCTGGATCTCGGCATCCCCGTCTCCGGCATCGCGGAGGCCGTCTTCGCCCGCTCGCTCTCCTCGAAGCCCGCGCAGCGCGCCGCCGCCGCCGACCTCCCCGGCCCCTCGGCCGCGTGGCAGGTGCAGGATGCCGACGCCTTCGTCGAGGACGTCCGCCTCGCGCTCTACGCCTCGAAGATCATCGCCTACTCGCAGGGCTTCGACGAGATCATCGCGGGCGCCGAGGAGTACGGCTGGGACATCCAGAAGGGCGAGATCGCGAAGATCTGGCGCGGCGGCTGCATCATCCGCGCCCGCTTCCTCAACCGCATCACGGACGCCTACGCCGAGAACCCGGAGCTCGTCGCGCTGCTCACGGCGCCGTTCTTCCGCGAGGTGCTCGTCGAGGGCCAGGAGGCCTGGCGCCGCGTGGTCGCCGGGGCCGCCGCCTCCGGCATCCCCGCCCCCGCGTTCTCCTCCTCGCTGTCGTACTACGACGGGCTCCGCGCCGACCGCCTGCCGGCCGCGCTCGTGCAGGGTCAGCGCGACTTCTTCGGCGCGCACACCTACAAGCGCGTCGACCGGGACGGCACCTTCCACACGCTGTGGTCGGGCGACCGCAGCGAGATCAGCGCGGTCGACACCCACTGA
- the pth gene encoding aminoacyl-tRNA hydrolase codes for MADDTWLVVGLGNPGPGYAAHRHNVGQMALDRIAAHLGAGFKTHKAGALVAEGRPVPGGPKLVLAKPGSFMNLSGGPVAQLARFYSLDASRLVVLHDELDLPFDTVRLKQGGGHGGHNGLRDIIARMGSNDFARVRIGIGRPPGRQDPADFVLKPFSGAERESLPVLLEDAADATEQLAAQGIVAAQQRWHAPR; via the coding sequence ATGGCCGACGACACGTGGCTCGTGGTCGGGCTCGGGAATCCCGGGCCCGGCTACGCCGCGCATCGTCACAACGTGGGCCAGATGGCCCTCGACCGCATCGCCGCGCACCTGGGCGCCGGGTTCAAGACCCACAAGGCGGGCGCGCTCGTCGCCGAGGGGCGGCCGGTGCCCGGAGGTCCGAAGCTCGTGCTGGCGAAGCCCGGCAGCTTCATGAACCTCTCCGGCGGACCGGTCGCCCAGCTCGCGCGCTTCTACTCGCTCGACGCGTCGCGCCTCGTCGTGCTGCACGACGAGCTCGACCTGCCCTTCGACACCGTGCGGCTCAAGCAGGGCGGCGGGCACGGCGGGCACAACGGCCTCCGCGACATCATCGCGAGGATGGGCTCGAACGACTTCGCGCGCGTGCGGATCGGCATCGGACGGCCCCCGGGGCGACAGGATCCGGCCGATTTCGTGTTGAAGCCCTTCTCTGGCGCCGAGCGCGAGAGCCTGCCCGTGCTCCTCGAGGATGCGGCCGACGCGACCGAGCAGCTCGCCGCCCAGGGCATCGTCGCCGCGCAGCAGCGCTGGCACGCCCCGCGCTGA
- a CDS encoding gluconokinase, which yields MPHSEPIVVMGVAGSGKSAVGAALAERLGLAFLDADSLHPAANVAKMAAGTPLDDEDRAPWLDAVAARLGGEPIVVACSALRRAYRDRLRAGAPGVRFVLLDGPPELLAERIGARRAHFMPAALLASQLATLERPSPEERAVVVDVSPPVAEVAEAAARRLAEPLAASQ from the coding sequence ATGCCGCACTCCGAGCCGATCGTCGTCATGGGCGTCGCCGGGTCCGGCAAGTCGGCGGTGGGCGCCGCGCTGGCCGAGCGCCTGGGTCTCGCGTTCCTGGATGCCGACTCACTGCATCCGGCCGCGAACGTCGCGAAGATGGCCGCCGGCACGCCGCTCGACGACGAGGACCGCGCGCCCTGGCTGGATGCGGTCGCCGCGCGGCTCGGCGGCGAGCCGATCGTGGTCGCCTGCTCGGCGCTGCGTCGCGCCTACCGGGACCGGCTGCGCGCCGGGGCGCCGGGGGTCCGCTTCGTGCTGCTCGACGGCCCGCCCGAGCTCCTCGCGGAGCGCATCGGCGCGCGACGCGCTCACTTCATGCCGGCGGCGCTCCTCGCCTCCCAGCTCGCGACCCTCGAGCGGCCGTCGCCCGAGGAGCGGGCGGTCGTGGTCGACGTCTCCCCGCCCGTCGCGGAGGTCGCGGAGGCGGCGGCCCGCCGCCTCGCCGAGCCGCTCGCGGCGTCGCAATAG
- a CDS encoding sugar phosphate isomerase/epimerase family protein, translated as MTTSRLGIHALVFAGGTTPAEVERIVAETANAGYDLVELSLHDEANLDVDLARTAVEAAGLEVVASRGLAFDADVSSDDTATVARGAALLHSSLETTRRLGGTHLTGALYSALGKYGRPLSTAGRANAVATIRDLAAEAAPLGITLGLEVCNRYETNVVNTAADALRLADDIGHDNVRIHLDTFHMNIEEDDLVRPVHLVGDRLGYVHVGESHRGFLGSGHLDFAAFFRALADISYTGPITFESFSSAVVSPTLSNDLAIWRDLWSDGPELAAHAHAFLSTRLERLDVD; from the coding sequence ATGACGACGAGCCGGCTCGGCATCCACGCCCTCGTCTTTGCGGGCGGCACCACGCCGGCCGAGGTCGAGCGCATCGTCGCCGAGACGGCGAACGCGGGCTACGACCTCGTCGAGCTCTCGCTGCATGATGAGGCGAACCTCGATGTCGACCTCGCCCGCACGGCCGTCGAGGCGGCCGGCCTGGAGGTCGTCGCCTCGCGCGGGCTCGCGTTCGACGCCGACGTCTCCTCGGACGACACCGCGACCGTCGCACGGGGAGCCGCCCTGCTGCACTCCTCGCTCGAGACCACCCGCCGTCTCGGCGGCACGCACCTCACGGGGGCCCTCTACTCGGCGCTCGGGAAGTACGGCCGCCCGCTCTCGACCGCGGGCCGCGCGAACGCCGTCGCCACGATCCGGGACCTCGCCGCCGAGGCGGCCCCGCTCGGGATCACCCTCGGCCTCGAGGTCTGCAACCGCTACGAGACGAACGTCGTCAACACGGCCGCCGACGCCCTCCGCCTCGCCGACGACATCGGCCATGACAACGTGCGCATCCACCTCGACACCTTCCACATGAACATCGAGGAGGACGACCTCGTGCGCCCCGTGCACCTCGTCGGCGACCGACTCGGCTACGTCCACGTCGGCGAGAGCCACCGCGGGTTCCTCGGCTCCGGGCACCTCGACTTCGCGGCCTTCTTCCGCGCCCTCGCCGACATCTCGTACACCGGCCCGATCACGTTCGAGTCGTTCTCCTCGGCGGTCGTCTCGCCGACCCTCTCGAACGACCTCGCGATCTGGCGCGACCTCTGGAGCGACGGCCCCGAGCTCGCCGCCCACGCGCACGCCTTCCTCTCGACCCGTCTGGAGCGTCTCGATGTCGACTGA
- a CDS encoding MerR family transcriptional regulator, whose translation MSTTTKTTYTIGEASERTGLPTHTLRFYEREGLFLGPIDRDSGGRRRFTDAQIEWLTIGAKLRSAGMPLPEIRRYAEAGRDARDAAAIQLRLLQNHAQRVRAQLRELESVLAIVEGKIANITRPPA comes from the coding sequence GTGAGCACCACCACGAAGACGACGTACACCATCGGTGAAGCCAGTGAACGCACCGGGCTCCCGACGCACACCCTCCGCTTCTACGAGCGAGAGGGGCTCTTCCTCGGTCCGATCGACCGCGACTCAGGAGGACGTCGCCGATTCACCGACGCGCAGATCGAGTGGTTGACAATCGGCGCGAAACTGCGTTCCGCAGGAATGCCGCTGCCCGAGATCCGGCGGTACGCCGAAGCGGGACGAGATGCGCGGGATGCTGCCGCCATTCAACTCCGACTGCTCCAAAACCACGCGCAGCGGGTGCGCGCGCAGCTGCGCGAACTCGAGTCGGTGCTCGCGATCGTCGAAGGGAAGATCGCGAACATCACCCGACCGCCGGCGTGA
- a CDS encoding putative quinol monooxygenase — protein MSSPVIVTAVFHPAPGAKERLIEAMGPGIAAVHAEPGCELYAIHDAEDGTITMIERWTSAEDLAAHAAGEAIALLNRDIDGLLASPVVVTRMSALPAGDAAKGVL, from the coding sequence ATGTCGTCGCCCGTCATCGTCACCGCCGTCTTCCACCCCGCCCCCGGCGCGAAGGAGCGGCTGATCGAGGCGATGGGGCCGGGCATCGCCGCCGTGCACGCGGAGCCGGGCTGCGAGCTCTACGCCATCCACGACGCCGAGGACGGCACGATCACGATGATCGAGCGCTGGACGAGCGCCGAGGACCTCGCCGCGCACGCCGCGGGGGAGGCGATCGCGCTGCTGAACCGCGACATCGACGGCCTCCTCGCCTCGCCCGTCGTCGTCACCCGCATGAGCGCGCTGCCCGCCGGGGATGCCGCGAAGGGCGTGCTCTGA
- a CDS encoding nucleoside/nucleotide kinase family protein — MSTDHPSAHPAALGELAERVLALAPREPGGRVLLGIAGSPGAGKTTLALALVEELNRRTGGAAVHLPMDGYHLANSTLDRLGLRDRKGAIETFDGWGFRALLDRVRAETGHTVYAPSFHRRVDEGVAGEIAIAPAARIVVVEGNYLLVDAEPWDGILDRLDEAWYAVTDGEERERRLVDRHTRHGRSEEAATAWAREVDGANAVGIEASRERAALLVSGATWRPLAP; from the coding sequence ATGTCGACTGACCACCCATCCGCGCACCCGGCGGCGCTCGGCGAGCTCGCCGAGCGGGTGCTCGCGCTCGCACCGCGCGAGCCCGGCGGCCGCGTGCTCCTCGGGATCGCGGGCAGCCCCGGCGCCGGCAAGACGACGCTCGCGCTCGCGCTCGTCGAGGAGCTGAACCGCCGGACGGGCGGCGCCGCCGTGCACCTGCCCATGGACGGCTACCATCTCGCGAACTCGACGCTCGACCGCCTCGGCCTCCGCGACCGGAAGGGCGCGATCGAGACCTTCGACGGCTGGGGCTTCCGCGCCCTCCTCGACCGGGTGCGCGCCGAGACGGGGCACACCGTGTACGCGCCGAGCTTCCACCGGCGCGTCGACGAGGGCGTCGCAGGCGAGATCGCGATCGCGCCCGCGGCCCGCATCGTCGTGGTCGAGGGCAACTACCTGCTCGTCGACGCCGAGCCGTGGGACGGCATCCTCGATCGCCTCGACGAGGCCTGGTACGCGGTCACCGACGGCGAGGAGCGCGAGCGGCGCCTCGTCGACCGCCACACCCGCCACGGGCGGAGCGAGGAGGCGGCCACGGCCTGGGCGCGGGAGGTCGACGGCGCGAACGCGGTCGGCATCGAGGCCTCGCGCGAGCGCGCCGCGCTGCTCGTCTCCGGCGCCACCTGGCGCCCGCTCGCCCCCTAG